The following proteins come from a genomic window of Gordonia westfalica:
- a CDS encoding alpha/beta hydrolase, whose amino-acid sequence MCATSAGLLGAAPAHAVDPDRLRSDAGCVWRTEEDRAKQIQTCTFDSESLGREVSVQVRPSDKKAGEDEHGIYFLDGLGSNPEFSTWTQPEAGIDAYGPGSNLVLPVGGAGEWSTDWQKPPTGQSVAPKWGSFVGEELPTYLKSNFDVETTNNAIVGVSMSAGPAMIIAFDNPEVFQVVRSYSGYFPTDNPLGWMAIPSIQKQRADIENGETAMWGKPQSPGNRWADNDVMNRIGEVGDTGQTVIVSTGTGIPTAFELQEAGALFQRELDADPTAGPELVQKAVTALALGIGLEAGAFASTGLLQSTVDQLGLPIEFKYRNGGHNWYAWGAESDDDAREVERALESGQPSSKTAAEPQSAPAPKSVGAPKTPVTKEAPAMKVERPAPNLLQPSTWRLPWAPR is encoded by the coding sequence GTGTGTGCGACTTCCGCCGGTCTGCTGGGTGCGGCACCCGCGCACGCGGTCGATCCCGACCGGTTGCGCTCGGACGCGGGCTGCGTCTGGCGGACCGAAGAGGACCGTGCAAAGCAGATCCAGACGTGCACCTTCGACTCGGAGTCGCTGGGGCGTGAGGTGTCCGTCCAGGTGCGTCCGTCGGACAAGAAGGCCGGCGAGGACGAGCACGGCATCTACTTCCTGGACGGTCTCGGCTCGAACCCCGAGTTCAGCACGTGGACCCAGCCCGAGGCCGGCATCGACGCCTACGGCCCGGGGAGCAACCTCGTCCTGCCGGTCGGCGGTGCGGGCGAGTGGTCGACCGATTGGCAGAAGCCGCCCACCGGCCAGTCCGTGGCGCCGAAGTGGGGAAGTTTCGTCGGTGAGGAACTCCCGACCTACCTGAAGAGCAATTTCGACGTCGAGACGACGAACAACGCGATCGTCGGCGTGTCGATGTCAGCGGGCCCGGCGATGATCATCGCGTTCGACAACCCGGAGGTCTTCCAGGTCGTGCGTTCCTACTCGGGTTACTTCCCGACGGACAATCCGTTGGGCTGGATGGCGATTCCGTCCATCCAGAAACAGCGCGCCGACATCGAGAACGGCGAGACCGCGATGTGGGGCAAGCCCCAGAGCCCCGGTAATCGCTGGGCCGACAACGACGTGATGAACCGGATCGGCGAGGTCGGGGACACCGGCCAGACGGTGATCGTCTCGACCGGTACCGGCATCCCCACGGCATTCGAACTCCAGGAAGCCGGCGCCCTGTTCCAGCGCGAGCTCGACGCCGACCCGACTGCCGGGCCGGAGCTGGTCCAGAAGGCCGTGACCGCTCTGGCGCTGGGCATCGGCTTGGAGGCCGGCGCATTCGCTTCGACGGGTCTTCTCCAGTCGACCGTCGATCAGCTCGGGCTGCCCATCGAGTTCAAGTACCGCAACGGCGGACACAACTGGTACGCCTGGGGCGCCGAGTCGGACGACGATGCGCGCGAGGTCGAGCGGGCGCTCGAATCGGGTCAGCCGTCGTCGAAGACCGCTGCTGAGCCGCAGTCGGCTCCTGCGCCCAAATCTGTTGGTGCGCCGAAGACTCCGGTCACCAAGGAAGCGCCGGCCATGAAGGTCGAGCGTCCGGCGCCGAACCTCCTCCAGCCGTCGACCTGGCGTCTGCCGTGGGCTCCGCGCTGA
- a CDS encoding DUF6928 family protein, which yields MSARAATVWFIDSPAPADDLRTVVRAPQHDHQHAQQLASKIYGDSVLVPLVDTDLATAAAAKDHHVYVGFYGSLAVISCSLFETATPSTLTRTLAAIRPSAVTTLLYTEPDTSFGAFARWESGALRRSFSADPVTIHEDHGLPFTFEKPFWGGEFPLTYAEGVPNQGMALPFHPAQLAEEANRAWLGFRYTHPLAPTDLDPADVTVTCFSLHPAEYEPTAADFENYRRATAARTGERAAPEGTPRKRGRFREYFGF from the coding sequence ATGTCGGCACGCGCCGCCACCGTCTGGTTCATCGACTCCCCCGCCCCCGCCGACGACCTACGCACCGTCGTACGCGCACCGCAGCACGATCATCAGCACGCCCAGCAACTCGCGTCGAAGATCTACGGCGACAGCGTTCTCGTCCCGCTCGTCGACACCGACCTCGCGACCGCGGCCGCCGCGAAAGACCACCACGTCTACGTGGGCTTCTACGGTTCACTCGCGGTGATCTCGTGCTCGCTGTTCGAGACGGCCACCCCCTCGACGCTGACCCGTACGCTGGCCGCGATCCGTCCGAGTGCGGTGACGACGCTGCTCTACACCGAACCCGACACGTCGTTCGGCGCGTTCGCGCGTTGGGAGTCGGGCGCACTCCGACGTTCGTTCTCCGCCGATCCCGTGACCATCCACGAGGACCACGGACTCCCGTTCACCTTCGAGAAGCCGTTCTGGGGCGGCGAATTCCCGCTCACGTACGCCGAGGGTGTCCCCAATCAGGGGATGGCGCTGCCGTTCCATCCGGCGCAGCTCGCCGAGGAAGCCAACCGGGCGTGGCTCGGGTTCCGGTACACGCACCCGCTCGCGCCGACCGACCTCGACCCGGCCGACGTCACCGTCACCTGCTTCTCCCTCCACCCGGCGGAGTATGAGCCGACCGCCGCCGACTTCGAGAACTACCGCAGGGCCACCGCCGCCCGCACCGGGGAACGTGCTGCGCCAGAGGGCACTCCGCGCAAGCGCGGACGGTTCCGGGAGTACTTCGGTTTCTGA
- a CDS encoding TrmH family RNA methyltransferase gives MPGLAVEVIDIDDPKDPRVEDFRDLNSVDRRPDLPVLPGGRPGRGLVIAEGVLVAQRMIASRFAAHAFLGVDKRLTELDDDLRDPSLAGVPFYRASAEVMAEIVGFHLNRGVLAVARRPEALSVPDILETARTVAILEGVNDHENIGSIFRNAAGLGVDAVLFGQGCADPLYRRCVRVSMGHALLVPFAKFDEWPRGLDELRSRDFRLVSMTPDPDALTLAEAVDAEKIGFLVGAEGPGLTASAMAATDVKARIPMSRGTDSLNVATAAAVAFYERVRSGTMGE, from the coding sequence ATGCCCGGGCTCGCAGTGGAAGTGATCGACATCGACGACCCGAAGGATCCGCGGGTCGAGGACTTCCGCGACCTCAACTCGGTGGACCGCCGACCCGACCTCCCGGTCCTGCCCGGCGGCCGACCGGGGCGCGGCCTGGTCATCGCGGAGGGCGTGCTCGTCGCGCAACGCATGATCGCGTCGAGGTTCGCCGCCCACGCCTTCCTCGGCGTCGACAAGCGGCTCACGGAACTCGACGACGATCTGCGCGATCCGTCGCTGGCGGGTGTCCCGTTCTACCGCGCCTCGGCCGAGGTGATGGCCGAGATCGTCGGCTTCCACCTCAACCGCGGCGTTCTCGCCGTCGCACGACGCCCGGAGGCGTTGTCGGTACCGGACATACTCGAGACCGCGCGCACCGTCGCGATCCTCGAAGGCGTCAACGACCACGAGAACATCGGCTCGATCTTCCGCAACGCCGCCGGCCTCGGCGTCGACGCCGTCCTGTTCGGTCAGGGCTGCGCCGACCCGCTGTACCGCCGCTGCGTGCGTGTCTCGATGGGTCACGCCCTGCTGGTGCCGTTCGCGAAGTTCGACGAGTGGCCGCGCGGCCTCGACGAGCTGCGGTCCCGCGACTTCCGTCTCGTCTCGATGACCCCCGACCCCGATGCGCTGACCCTCGCCGAGGCTGTCGACGCCGAGAAGATCGGGTTCCTGGTGGGCGCCGAGGGGCCTGGCCTCACCGCGTCGGCGATGGCGGCGACGGACGTGAAGGCCCGCATCCCGATGAGTCGCGGGACCGACTCGCTCAACGTTGCGACCGCTGCGGCCGTCGCGTTCTACGAACGTGTCCGGTCGGGCACGATGGGGGAGTGA
- a CDS encoding MarR family winged helix-turn-helix transcriptional regulator: MHSPYGDGSLSGDLSLAVVRLARRLRGRRENKLVSLTQLSALYTLHHEGPMTPGALAAAERVRPPSMTRVIASLSDLGMIKREPHPTDGRQAIVTLSPEGVEVIKEELAAREAWLSDRLRELSPDERDALREGVMIFNKILGQPDTDVPRSRAV, encoded by the coding sequence ATGCATTCACCTTATGGTGACGGAAGTCTCTCTGGCGACCTGTCCCTCGCCGTTGTACGTCTCGCGCGCCGCCTGAGAGGGCGGCGCGAGAACAAGTTGGTCTCGCTGACGCAGCTCTCAGCCCTGTACACGCTGCATCACGAAGGCCCGATGACACCCGGCGCCCTCGCCGCGGCCGAGCGGGTGCGCCCGCCGTCCATGACGAGGGTGATCGCGTCGCTGTCCGACCTCGGGATGATCAAACGTGAGCCGCATCCGACGGATGGCCGCCAGGCCATCGTGACCCTCTCGCCGGAAGGCGTCGAGGTCATCAAGGAAGAGTTGGCGGCACGCGAGGCATGGCTGAGCGACCGACTGCGCGAACTGTCGCCGGACGAACGCGACGCCCTGCGCGAGGGCGTGATGATCTTCAACAAGATCCTCGGCCAGCCCGACACCGACGTACCTCGGTCTCGCGCGGTCTGA
- a CDS encoding NCS2 family permease has protein sequence MPKDVPSESRDLTPADDPADNSTAKATEMADGRADTAPVDAGPATTVGPASTTPNGRIDRFFKISERGSTLNREFRGGLVTFFTMAYIVVLNPIIIGGIPGGEKNADVLGNVLPLAQVAAVTALVAGVMSILFGLVANYPFAIAAGLGINSLLAVSIAPEVTWPEAMGLVVVDGIIIVLLAVTGFRTAVFNAVPSELKAAIAAGIGAFIAFIGFVDAGFVKRIPDAAGTTVPVQLGSDNSIATIPTLIFALGVLIMGVLVVRKVPGGLLIGIAITTVLSVVLERIFDYGSSMDNPSGWGLTVPDIPTALGGLPDLSLVGDVDLFGAFTRIGVLAASVFVFALVLSNFFDAMGTMTGLGKEAGLADEKGNLPGIGRALVVEGTGAIAGGAASASSNTVFVESASGIAEGARTGLANVVTGVLFLVAMFLTPIYEVIPLEAIAPALVVVGAMMIGQLTAVDFRRFDFALPAFLTVVTMPFTYSIANGIGIGFISWVVMATAAGKARSVHPLLWLVAAVFVAYFARGPISDLIG, from the coding sequence GTGCCCAAAGATGTCCCGAGTGAGTCCCGCGATCTGACACCCGCCGACGACCCCGCCGACAACTCGACCGCGAAGGCGACCGAAATGGCTGACGGGCGTGCCGACACGGCACCCGTGGACGCCGGCCCCGCGACCACCGTAGGCCCGGCGTCGACCACACCCAACGGCCGAATCGACCGCTTCTTCAAGATCTCCGAGCGCGGCTCGACGCTCAACCGCGAGTTCCGCGGAGGCCTGGTCACGTTCTTCACGATGGCCTACATCGTGGTGCTCAACCCGATCATCATCGGCGGTATCCCCGGCGGCGAGAAGAACGCCGACGTGCTCGGCAACGTGCTGCCGCTGGCGCAGGTCGCCGCCGTCACGGCACTCGTCGCGGGCGTGATGTCGATCCTGTTCGGCCTCGTCGCCAACTATCCGTTCGCGATCGCCGCGGGTCTCGGTATCAACAGTCTTCTCGCGGTCTCGATCGCACCCGAGGTGACGTGGCCGGAGGCGATGGGCCTCGTCGTGGTCGACGGCATCATCATCGTGTTGCTGGCGGTGACAGGATTCCGCACGGCGGTGTTCAACGCGGTCCCGAGCGAACTCAAGGCGGCCATCGCCGCCGGCATCGGTGCGTTCATCGCCTTCATCGGCTTCGTCGACGCCGGTTTCGTCAAACGCATCCCGGACGCCGCCGGCACCACGGTGCCCGTGCAGCTGGGCAGCGACAACTCGATCGCCACCATTCCGACGCTCATCTTCGCGCTCGGTGTGCTGATCATGGGTGTTCTGGTGGTGCGAAAGGTCCCCGGCGGTCTGCTGATCGGCATCGCGATCACCACCGTCCTGTCGGTCGTACTCGAGCGCATCTTCGACTACGGCTCGAGCATGGACAACCCGTCGGGCTGGGGTCTCACCGTGCCCGACATCCCCACCGCGCTGGGCGGATTGCCCGACCTGAGCCTCGTCGGCGACGTCGACCTGTTCGGCGCGTTCACCCGCATCGGTGTGCTGGCGGCGTCGGTGTTCGTGTTCGCCCTCGTCCTGTCGAACTTCTTCGACGCGATGGGGACGATGACCGGCCTCGGCAAGGAGGCCGGCCTGGCCGATGAGAAGGGCAACCTCCCCGGCATCGGCCGTGCGCTGGTGGTCGAGGGGACCGGCGCCATCGCCGGCGGTGCGGCGTCGGCGTCGTCGAACACGGTCTTCGTCGAATCGGCCTCGGGTATCGCCGAGGGTGCGCGGACGGGTCTGGCGAACGTGGTCACCGGCGTGCTGTTCCTGGTCGCCATGTTCCTCACCCCGATCTACGAGGTGATCCCGCTCGAGGCGATCGCGCCGGCTCTCGTGGTGGTGGGCGCGATGATGATCGGGCAGTTGACGGCCGTCGACTTCCGCCGTTTCGACTTCGCGTTGCCGGCCTTCCTCACCGTCGTGACGATGCCCTTCACCTACTCCATCGCGAACGGCATCGGTATCGGCTTCATCAGCTGGGTCGTGATGGCGACCGCGGCAGGCAAGGCCCGCTCGGTCCATCCATTGCTGTGGCTGGTGGCTGCCGTATTCGTCGCATACTTCGCCCGGGGGCCGATCTCGGACCTCATCGGCTAA
- a CDS encoding GNAT family N-acetyltransferase, protein MTNSGSTPKSRLTLQRATDADWDDIITTDARAFAMRNPLPDDERADLRGKVADDDIVLVRDPGLPSTPLVGVSMFYRMSMSLPGAGVADAAGLSWVSVASTHRRRGILRRMLTELFEQWEAENYTFAILTASEGTIYERFGFGPACYSNTVSITPGQAPLRGDQPTDATVRFADADEIAAAIPDLHARWTLTTPGALTRTPAWWAPILADRPSERPLPASGLHYLLHEDGYASYRIYKNENGGVRGEVNEVFAVTDDAHTDLWRVLTSLDLIPSLTAIIPVDDPLRHKLINARDVSITGLRDEMWLRILDIPAALGSRKYAADLDAVIEVTDEFRGRGGVFTVSVRGGDAIVAPAPETATPTVTMDTSVLSSIYLGGTRPSAFAAAGRLRVDSPTTLRALDQAFTTDRAPFSGTFF, encoded by the coding sequence GTGACCAACAGCGGCTCGACTCCCAAGTCACGTCTGACCCTTCAGCGCGCCACCGACGCCGACTGGGACGACATCATCACCACCGATGCCCGTGCATTCGCCATGCGCAATCCGCTGCCCGACGACGAGCGCGCGGACCTTCGCGGCAAGGTCGCCGACGACGACATCGTCCTGGTGCGCGATCCCGGTCTCCCCTCGACACCGCTCGTCGGGGTGTCGATGTTCTACCGGATGTCGATGTCGCTGCCCGGCGCCGGTGTCGCCGACGCCGCCGGACTGTCCTGGGTGTCCGTGGCGTCGACGCATCGTCGTCGTGGAATCCTGCGCAGGATGCTGACCGAACTCTTCGAGCAGTGGGAGGCCGAGAACTACACGTTCGCGATCCTGACCGCGAGCGAGGGAACGATCTACGAGCGCTTCGGATTCGGCCCCGCCTGCTACTCCAACACGGTGTCGATCACCCCTGGCCAGGCACCGCTGCGCGGCGATCAGCCGACGGATGCGACCGTACGTTTCGCCGACGCCGACGAGATCGCCGCGGCCATCCCCGACCTCCACGCACGCTGGACGCTCACCACTCCCGGCGCCCTCACCCGGACCCCGGCCTGGTGGGCTCCGATCCTCGCCGACCGGCCGTCGGAACGCCCGCTGCCCGCGAGCGGTCTGCACTACCTCCTGCACGAAGACGGCTACGCCAGCTACCGCATCTACAAGAACGAGAACGGCGGAGTGCGCGGCGAGGTCAACGAGGTGTTCGCGGTCACCGACGACGCCCACACCGACCTGTGGCGGGTGTTGACCAGCCTCGACCTGATCCCGTCGCTCACCGCGATCATCCCGGTCGACGACCCGTTGCGCCACAAGCTGATCAACGCGCGAGACGTGTCGATCACCGGACTGCGCGACGAGATGTGGCTGCGCATCCTCGACATCCCGGCCGCACTCGGATCGCGGAAATACGCCGCCGACCTCGACGCCGTCATCGAGGTCACCGACGAATTCCGTGGTCGCGGAGGGGTGTTCACGGTGTCCGTGCGCGGTGGCGACGCGATCGTCGCGCCGGCGCCCGAGACCGCAACGCCCACAGTGACGATGGACACGTCGGTGCTGTCGAGCATCTACCTCGGCGGTACACGTCCGTCGGCATTCGCGGCGGCCGGCCGGCTTCGCGTTGACTCCCCGACAACGCTTCGAGCTCTGGACCAGGCCTTCACAACCGATCGCGCACCGTTCTCCGGCACGTTCTTCTGA
- a CDS encoding phosphotransferase family protein: MADQVTEAREVRDEDAFDVEAVASWLRSAAPDVDGLDAVPEVRQFAGGASNLTFLLRYPTRDLILRRAPRGTKARGAHDMRREYRIQSELSGVIRYIAPMIAFCDDESVLGADFYVMGRIDGVIPRKEWPSDVPLDADQARQLCFNFIDTLVEVHSVDPSKTGLGDLGKGLGYVRRQVDGWTTRFRNAHTDDVPDFETAMAWLADNQPEDVANCVIHNDFKLDNVVLDKDDPTKVIGILDWEMATLGDPLMDLAGSMAYWIQADDSDELQLMRRVPTNLPGMITRAEFVERYCERMGFEMSPERWRWYEAFGLFRAVVIAQQIYYRYYHGQTTNKEFERLGFAVGIIGKRLNEIVAG, translated from the coding sequence ATGGCTGACCAGGTGACCGAGGCGCGCGAGGTCCGGGACGAGGATGCGTTCGACGTCGAGGCGGTGGCATCGTGGCTGCGGTCCGCGGCGCCGGACGTCGACGGGCTCGACGCGGTGCCCGAGGTGCGGCAATTCGCCGGTGGCGCTTCCAATCTCACCTTCCTGCTGCGGTATCCGACCCGGGACCTGATCCTGCGTCGGGCACCGCGCGGCACCAAGGCGCGCGGCGCGCACGACATGCGCCGCGAATACCGGATCCAGTCCGAACTCTCCGGGGTGATCCGCTACATCGCACCGATGATCGCCTTCTGCGACGACGAGTCGGTCCTCGGCGCCGACTTCTACGTGATGGGGCGCATCGACGGTGTCATCCCGCGCAAGGAGTGGCCGTCCGACGTCCCGCTCGACGCCGATCAGGCCCGGCAACTGTGCTTCAACTTCATCGACACGCTGGTCGAGGTTCACTCGGTCGACCCGTCGAAGACCGGTCTCGGCGACCTCGGCAAGGGACTCGGATACGTCCGACGGCAGGTCGACGGCTGGACGACGCGGTTCCGTAACGCGCACACCGACGACGTTCCCGATTTCGAGACGGCGATGGCGTGGCTGGCCGACAACCAGCCCGAGGACGTCGCGAACTGCGTGATACACAACGACTTCAAGCTCGACAACGTCGTGCTCGACAAGGACGACCCGACGAAGGTCATCGGCATCCTCGACTGGGAGATGGCCACCCTCGGTGACCCGTTGATGGATCTCGCGGGATCGATGGCGTACTGGATTCAGGCCGACGACTCCGACGAGCTGCAACTCATGCGCCGTGTCCCGACGAACCTGCCGGGCATGATCACGCGCGCCGAGTTCGTCGAACGATACTGCGAGCGCATGGGTTTCGAGATGTCGCCGGAGCGGTGGCGGTGGTACGAGGCGTTCGGACTCTTCCGGGCCGTGGTCATCGCCCAGCAGATCTACTACCGCTACTACCACGGGCAGACCACCAACAAGGAGTTCGAACGACTGGGTTTCGCGGTGGGCATCATCGGAAAACGTCTGAACGAGATCGTCGCCGGCTGA
- a CDS encoding MFS transporter yields MTASPRSIAPLYLAGFTTAFGAHGVATVLGSETDDIGLSLLGLGLVLALYDLAEVILKPLFGALSDRIGAKPVILGGLIAFALASLIGVATATPLALALARLGQGAAASAFSPASSAAVARLAGRERLGHYFGRYGAWKSLGYVFGPLLGVGLVYLGGIRTLYVALAVLGLAAAVWVAVALPAPPVRPRQRYTLADLARQTTERGFLIPTMLLATTTAILGVAVGFLPLLASRENLPPIVGAAAVAVLALVSAAVQPMVGRYRDEGRLTVRSGAPAGMAVGAAALVLVGFVPHTATLLIAAAAIGVMVGGVAPLAFSHLADSTPDERMGRTMGNAELGREVGDAGGPLLVGAIATVATLPIALCSLAVAALGVGVTSRRALRSSGDGS; encoded by the coding sequence GTGACAGCCTCGCCACGTTCGATCGCGCCCCTGTACCTCGCTGGTTTCACCACCGCCTTCGGCGCCCACGGGGTCGCGACGGTTCTCGGCTCCGAGACCGACGACATCGGACTGTCGCTGCTGGGTCTGGGACTCGTCCTCGCGTTGTATGACCTCGCCGAGGTGATCCTCAAACCCCTGTTCGGGGCTCTGAGTGACCGCATCGGGGCCAAACCGGTGATCCTGGGCGGGCTGATCGCCTTCGCTCTGGCGTCGTTGATCGGCGTGGCGACCGCGACGCCGCTGGCTCTCGCGCTCGCGCGGCTCGGTCAGGGCGCCGCGGCGTCCGCGTTCTCGCCCGCCTCGTCGGCGGCGGTGGCCCGCCTGGCGGGGCGAGAACGGTTGGGGCACTACTTCGGTCGCTACGGCGCGTGGAAGAGCCTGGGCTACGTGTTCGGGCCCCTGCTCGGCGTCGGCCTCGTATACCTCGGCGGGATTCGGACGCTCTACGTGGCATTGGCCGTCCTCGGGCTCGCCGCCGCGGTCTGGGTGGCCGTCGCATTGCCTGCGCCACCCGTGCGGCCCCGGCAGCGGTACACCCTCGCCGACCTCGCCCGTCAGACGACCGAACGTGGCTTCCTGATCCCCACGATGCTGCTCGCGACCACGACGGCGATTCTCGGTGTCGCCGTGGGCTTCCTGCCGCTGCTGGCCTCGCGCGAGAACCTGCCGCCGATCGTCGGCGCGGCCGCGGTCGCGGTCCTGGCGCTGGTGTCCGCCGCAGTCCAGCCGATGGTCGGGCGGTATAGGGACGAGGGCCGGTTGACCGTCCGAAGCGGCGCCCCGGCCGGAATGGCCGTCGGCGCCGCGGCCTTGGTACTCGTCGGTTTCGTCCCGCATACCGCGACATTGCTGATCGCCGCGGCGGCGATCGGCGTGATGGTCGGGGGTGTCGCGCCGCTCGCCTTCTCCCATCTCGCCGACTCGACACCCGATGAGCGGATGGGCCGGACCATGGGCAACGCCGAACTCGGACGCGAGGTGGGTGATGCCGGGGGGCCGTTGCTGGTCGGGGCTATCGCGACGGTGGCAACCCTGCCCATTGCGCTGTGCTCGCTGGCGGTGGCCGCGCTCGGCGTCGGCGTCACGAGTCGACGGGCCTTGCGCTCATCCGGGGACGGGTCGTAG
- a CDS encoding DUF2537 domain-containing protein gives MNTPEQFGGGSEPTPWAGHTEPTPWVLGIIVSTVCALFGAFVLVGIYELIGGILKFLGIAAVLVVAGGLGWTLWEFRYRQVWRWIVWGLLIGFLAGVTSSIALLIMGR, from the coding sequence GTGAACACTCCCGAACAGTTCGGTGGGGGCAGCGAGCCCACACCGTGGGCAGGGCACACCGAGCCCACGCCGTGGGTCCTCGGGATCATCGTGTCCACCGTCTGTGCGCTCTTCGGCGCGTTCGTTCTCGTCGGCATCTACGAACTGATCGGCGGCATCCTGAAGTTCCTGGGCATCGCCGCGGTGCTCGTCGTCGCCGGCGGTCTCGGATGGACCCTCTGGGAGTTCCGCTACCGCCAGGTGTGGCGGTGGATCGTGTGGGGGCTACTCATAGGGTTCCTCGCCGGGGTGACGTCGTCGATCGCGTTGCTGATCATGGGGCGCTGA
- a CDS encoding DUF2530 domain-containing protein, translating to MPDTVDIPELPRALRAPEPVIVVGMVAWLVATVVVAVTDLGGGSALQICLVGLGVGLLGTTIVLVQRAGVRRGDRGAQEGLD from the coding sequence ATGCCGGATACAGTCGACATCCCCGAACTCCCCCGCGCGCTGCGTGCTCCCGAGCCGGTGATCGTGGTCGGGATGGTGGCCTGGCTGGTCGCGACGGTGGTCGTCGCGGTGACCGATCTGGGCGGCGGCAGCGCTTTACAGATCTGTCTCGTGGGGCTCGGCGTGGGGCTGCTCGGCACGACGATCGTGCTGGTACAGCGGGCAGGCGTACGACGCGGCGACCGTGGTGCGCAGGAAGGGCTCGACTAG
- the sepH gene encoding septation protein SepH — protein sequence MRELRVVGVETDGSHVICQDPQSGEKFRIASDERLRAAARGDITRLGQIEIEMESALRPREIQARIRAGASVAEVAAAAGVGVDKIERFAHPVLLERSRASELAGAAHPIRHDGPAVATLAESVAEGLVAYGHNPADADWDAWKDDGGYWVVQVAWSVGRTDNLAHWRYQPGTHGGTVDPLDDLADELTHPETIAPRRRLTPVATPEIAVDTTPDGREEVTIDANSLIGAQRARQERRAAREDNGTVPLDFGFDDETAPEAPPAPVTPISAPVAQVPVQPVPAAPEVDADEPSGPADTAVAGTTEGDGDPATPDSATADSSEAPAAREPGPDHADRPRKKKTRKPAVPAWEDVLLGVRSNGNS from the coding sequence ATGCGTGAGCTCCGCGTCGTCGGAGTGGAAACCGATGGTTCCCACGTCATCTGCCAAGACCCTCAATCAGGTGAGAAATTCCGGATCGCCTCCGACGAACGCCTTCGCGCCGCGGCCCGCGGCGACATCACCAGGCTGGGACAGATCGAGATCGAGATGGAAAGTGCATTGAGGCCACGAGAGATCCAGGCACGCATCCGCGCAGGTGCCTCCGTCGCCGAGGTCGCCGCGGCGGCCGGGGTCGGTGTCGACAAGATCGAACGCTTCGCCCACCCGGTGCTGCTCGAGCGGTCCCGCGCCTCCGAGCTCGCCGGGGCGGCCCACCCGATCCGGCACGACGGGCCGGCGGTCGCAACCCTCGCCGAATCCGTGGCCGAAGGACTCGTCGCCTATGGCCACAACCCGGCCGACGCCGACTGGGACGCCTGGAAAGACGACGGCGGCTACTGGGTCGTGCAGGTGGCGTGGAGCGTCGGACGCACCGACAACCTCGCTCACTGGCGCTACCAGCCCGGAACCCACGGCGGCACCGTCGATCCGCTCGACGACCTGGCCGACGAGCTGACCCACCCCGAGACCATCGCGCCGCGGCGTCGGCTCACGCCGGTCGCCACCCCGGAGATCGCCGTCGACACCACGCCGGACGGGCGTGAGGAAGTCACCATCGACGCCAACTCGCTCATCGGTGCGCAGCGTGCGCGACAGGAGCGTCGCGCGGCACGCGAGGACAACGGCACCGTCCCCCTCGATTTCGGATTCGACGACGAGACCGCCCCAGAGGCTCCCCCGGCGCCCGTCACCCCGATCTCCGCTCCCGTCGCGCAGGTTCCTGTCCAGCCCGTACCCGCGGCGCCGGAGGTCGACGCCGACGAGCCGTCCGGACCGGCGGATACAGCCGTAGCGGGTACCACTGAGGGCGACGGCGACCCGGCGACCCCCGACAGCGCCACTGCCGATTCGTCGGAGGCCCCCGCGGCGCGCGAGCCCGGACCCGACCACGCCGATCGTCCGCGCAAGAAGAAGACCCGCAAGCCCGCTGTGCCCGCCTGGGAGGACGTCCTGCTCGGCGTACGCAGCAACGGGAACAGCTGA